A part of Candidatus Electrothrix aestuarii genomic DNA contains:
- a CDS encoding 4Fe-4S dicluster-binding protein — translation MRAANKEKTMFEVVVDKDKCVGCEECVGSCPAGVFEIADGKADPVNEDECLGCETCVEVCDADAITVTEV, via the coding sequence ATAAGGGCCGCTAACAAGGAGAAAACCATGTTTGAAGTAGTTGTAGACAAAGACAAGTGTGTAGGTTGTGAAGAGTGTGTTGGATCTTGCCCTGCTGGCGTGTTCGAGATCGCTGACGGAAAAGCTGATCCTGTTAACGAAGATGAATGTCTGGGGTGTGAGACCTGTGTAGAGGTTTGTGACGCAGATGCTATCACCGTTACTGAGGTTTAA